The stretch of DNA TTCAGAGGCCTGATGTCTGAGGTCGGAATATCCAAGCCTAATTGGCGTTGACCGTTTTTTGAGAATCTGTATTCTCCTTTTTTATTCCCTAACTCATATTTTTCAGGTGTTTGCATTCCTAAAGACATATGAGGTCTTTCATTATTGTAGAGCCACTGCCTTTGCAAGCAATGTTTTTAACTCTGAAATATTATTAGGTGCATACGGCATCAAATACTCATTCTTGATTTTCCCATTCACTCTTTCAGCAAAAGGATTTTCATAAACATCTATCGCCATGCTATTTTTCATCTGGTGTACACGCTTCAACTCAAGAAAAGATTTGCTGTAATATTGACCGCCACCATCAGAATGAATAATGCAACCTGTCACTTCCATCTTCGATTTTTTTCTTGCTTTAATCGCCATTAGCAATGCCGCATAACTTGTATTTTTAGTGAACAGATCGGAACTCGCTGAATAACCAATTTTTTTTCTACTAAAAAGATCAACAATAAATGTCAGGTAATAAAATATTTCTGCGATCCTGAAAAATTGGTTTTATTTTCCCAATACCAAATGATTGTCTCAAAGAAAATTTTTTTTTAATATCTACGGAATATTCTTCTTCAGCCAGATCGACCATCTTTTCTAAAAAATCTATCTTCAATTGTTTTTGACCGAGGACTTGTTCCAACTCTCGAATTTTTTCTTTGTATTGAGTTAATTTATTTGTTTCATTCTTCAATTCTAAAACCTGCCGGATTCCTTTCTTCCTATATGAAGAAAAAGCATAAAGCCATTTGTAAACACAACTTCTGCTCACTTCATATTCTCTAGAAACTTCTGTCACTGACAAAAGATTTCTATCAATATCGTTTACTATTTTTATTTTCAGAGGCTTACTGAAATATCTAAGCTGCCTGTTATTTCCTTCTGGTCTTTTTTTAAATCAATTTTACTTCCCATTTGTTTGTCGTTTTAAACCTCAAAAAACGGTCAACGTATTTCAGTACAAGACAGAAATAGTGGTGGTGGAATTTTTTGCAAATAGGTTTATCTTGTAAATAGTGGTTTTGAGCTTTAGTAGAGTTTTTGAAATTTCGCGTTTAGTGCAGATTTTACACTTTTCGTGCTAAAATGTGGGATCTCCACTCTTTTCTGTAAAGTGCATGCTTTATACCAATTGTTCACCTTTCACGCAAAAATGTGGGAACTCCATCGTTTTAGGGAATTTCAAGAGATTACGCATTTAATACAGATTTTGGACTTTTTATGTAAAAGCTAAAAAAAAATTCTAAAAAACGATAAAATTTTTTTTCTAAAGCAAACTTTTTTTACCTTATAAAGAAGAGCAGAAAAATTTACTTTAAGGAGAAATTTATGAACCCACAAAAATATGCAGAAACCCAATCGAGCTTGCTTGTTCCAGCAAAATATATGGACGAGTTCAATAGAAGAACAACGGGTTTTTCGAGACGAAAATATTTACACGCATTGCTGAACAGATACAGAAATGTGATTCTTTGGGGTACTTTTGAGAAAATGGATAGAGTAAAGAAAGCGTATCAAGAAGTCGGACAAAATTTGCAGAAGAAGAATTTTACCCCGAATAACGAGGACTGGATTGAGCTTGGCATTCTTGCAGACTGGCTTGGCACCACAAAGACAGCTCTTTTTACTCTTTTGTTAGTGCTTGACCTTGCCGAATGGGACATAATTCTCCCCAGTCGATTCTTCGAGAATGGAGTTCCCACCCCGGTAACCACGATTGCGGGGGGATCTTACCTCTCCAAGAGAAAAACGACCCGCTACAACAGACTAAAACGACACAAACCTGACGAATAAGAAAAAAAAGCCCGAAAATAAAACTGGAAGAATAAAGGCTTTTGGGTTATCATATATTTAAACAAAATGGATTATGGATCAACCCGGCTTTGCTTTACTGAATCTTTTTTCACGTTGAAAAAGTTCAAAACTGCCGAAACTTAGAATATGGAAAGAGAAATTGAATCAGAATTAAATCCTGAATTATTCGATATGGTGAAACGGGGGCAGCTTTCTGCTGAAAAAATCCTCACACTAATTCAAATCAAAAGAACAGTAGATCGGTTTTCTTTTACAAAATTTACTGATGAAAAAACTTTGGAAGAGTTAAAATCTAAGTTTGGAGTTTATCTGGATATTATTACATGGGGTGATTATTTTCAAACAGAAATTGGATCTCAGTTTTTTTCAATGAACGACGATGAATTTCATAAAATTGCGGATACCATAAGGTTTGACTTAATTTCGGCTCATTTAATTTTTTCTGAGAAACCTTCTTATTTTTATGACAAAGTAAAAGGGGACGCTTTAATTTCTAAGTGTCTTGATGAAAGTTTTAGGACAGAGACTGATGCAGAAAATATTCATCTTGAAATTTTACTTGAGTATTTTAAAAATATGGAGCTTGGGAAAAAACCGCTTTCTATTTCGGATCGTGCATGGTATGAAAACTTTGAATTTAAAAAGGTAGCAGTGTAATGAGTTTAGTAGAATTAGAAACAATTGATGTAAATAACAAAAAAATAATTGTATTGTATTTAAACAATCCTTCTTCAAAAAATTCCATGAGTGAGAAAATGGCTGAAGAGTTCTCCAAGAGTTTAAATTCTATCAAAGAAATTTCATCAGTATCTTGCCTCATTCTTGCCGGAAGAAATGAAATATTTTCTGGAGGGGGAGACCTTGAGTTATTAAAATCTTTTGCTAAAAAATCAGAAGAAGAAAATAAAAAGTTCATGTATGATTTTTATAATAGTTTTCTTGGAATAAGAAGGCTTTCAATCCCAGTGATTGGTGCAATTAATGGCCATGCGATAGGCGCTGCACTATCTCTTGCATTTGCTTGTGATATTCGAATTTTTGCAAGAGAAGGAAAATATTCTTTTAACTTTGTAAAACTTGGAATTCACCCTGGAATGGGGGCATCCTATATTACCGAGGAGCTTTTCGGGAAAAGTATTTCTAACGAACTGCTATTTTTAGGAGATGCTTTTTCTGGAGAATGGGCACATTCGAGAGACTTGTGTATAGATTCAGTTCCTAAATCTGAAGTGGTGAAAAGATCGGTAGAAATTGCAATTTCGTTTACTGAAAGCTCTTCCATGGCGTTAAAATTTTTGAAATCCAATATATACGATGATTCTAAACTGCAAGAAGCATTAAAAAAAGAAGCTATCGCACAAGCGAAAAATTTTATATCTGAAGATTTTCAGGAAACAATTCGCTCAATTCAAGAAAAAAGAAAACCTGTGTTTAAAGGAATTTAAATCATTTTAAGAAATCATATTCAAGATAGTTTAAAAGATACTTGCTGTTGGGAAATTCTCCTGTAGCTTGAAAAATTAATTCTTTTGGATCGAATATTCTGCCTTGTAAATGGATTTTCTCTTTTAGCCAATTCAAGAGTATGGAAAAATCTCCACTCTTACTTACACTTCCTAAGAAGTTAGGATGATTTTTTGCAAAAAAGAAAAACAATTGTGCAGAATAAATATTTCCAAGTGTGTATGTAGGAAAATAACCAAAGGCTCCTCCACTCCAATGAACATCTTGCAGCACACCTTCTGAGTCATTTTCAATTCTTAAGCCAAAATATTCTTTCATTTTTGAGTTCCAAAGTTCAGGAATATCTTTTATTTTTAAATTTCTTGATATTAGTTCTCTTTCTATTTCAAATCTAAGTATAATATGTAAATTGTACGTTAGTCCATCTGCCTCTACTCTGATCTTAGTCTTCTCTGTTGAATGTAGATAGTCAATCAAACCTTGCAAATCTATATCTTTGGACGTTAGTTGGAATCTACTAAGCATTTTCGGATAAAAGAATTCCCAAAATTCTCTTGATCTACCAATTTGATTTTCCCACAATCTACTTTGAGATTCGTGCAATCCCAAAGAAACAGAAGAAGTTAGAGGAGTCGGAAAATCATTCATTTCACCTAAACCAAGTTCATAGAGTGAATGCCCTGTTTCGTGTAAAACTCCAAATATAGAAGACAATGGATTCGCTTCGTCGTATCTGGTTGTAATTCGTTTATCCATTTTTCCTAGGCTCGTAGAGAATGGATGCTCGCTAATATCTAATCTGGATCTAGAATTGGGCAGCCCTAAATATTCGGGTAAAATCTCATTAAAAGATTTTTGTAAACTTTCGCTGACTGTTTTTTTAAAAGGATTGGGGTATGTTTTTGATTTCTCGATCAAAACAACAAGAGATTTTTTCAAACTATGAAATAGTAGTTCTAAATCTTTTGCAGTAGTCTTTGTTTCATATTCTTCTAATAGAGAGTCGTATCTTTCTTCTTCGTATCCGTACAATTCTCCCATTTCTTTTATAAGATCTACGATTTGTGTAAGATTTGGTTCAAACTCTTTAAAGTTGTTATTTTTTCTGGCATTTGCCCAGACTTGATGTGAAATGCTGGTTTGTTTAGAAAAATTTTCCACTAAATCAGTAGGAATTTTTAAAGCACGATCTCTATCTTTTTTTAATATTTGAAACTCCCTTAGTAAAATTTCCTTATCGGGAGGATTTTTTTGAATTACTTCATTTTTTGCATCATCAATAAGCCTTGTGAATTCTTCAGAAACAAACATATCGTGGTGCATCTTAGCGAGTAATGAAATTTGTTCGGAGCGATTTTCAGCCGCATCTTTTGGCATCATTACTTCATAATCCCAGTGTAAAACACTTTGTATTTCTGAAAATTTTACAATTTTTTTGTAGTAATCTCTGTATTTTTGGAGTTTATTCGTCATAAGTTTACACAGGAATAAATTTTGATAAAAAGTACAATAAGAAAATGTTGACTCTATTTCACAAAAAAAAACAATGAAAAAAGTCAAATGCGGGCGTGGTGTAACGGTAGCACAGCTGCCTTCCAAGCATCTAGAGTGGGTTCGAGTCCCATCGCCCGCTATGATTCATTCCGGTCGCTTTTAAAATTCAAACACACAGGGTAAGATTATGAAACCTCAAACATCTGCGATTCATTGTGGAGTTGCAAAAGATTCTACATTCAACAGTGTAATCACACCTATATATCAGACTTCTACTTTTCGATTTGAAGATGTAGGGGTAACGAAAGGGTATGATTATTCAAGGACTGCAAACCCGACAAGACGTGCTTTGGAAGAAAATCTTTCAGCCTTGGAAGGGGGAGTCTCTGCACGAGCAGTGACTACAGGAATGGCTGCAATCACTGCGGTTTTAAATTTATTTCAATCGGGAGACCATATACTTTGCACAGATGATTGCTATGGTGGAACGGAAAGACTATTTCGTCATTTTCATTCCACATTTAACTTGCAGGTGACATTTGTAAATATGCAAGATTTAGGTTTAGTCAAAAAAGAAATTCGACCCAATACCAAAGTAGTTTGGATTGAAACTCCAAGTAACCCACTTCTAAATATAGTAGATATTCAAGCGTTAAGCGACATTGCACATACGAATAATGCTATTTCTGTAGTTGACAATACTTTTCTTTCTCCTGTGTTCCAAAAACCGTTTGAGCTTGGAGCAGATTTGATCATTCATTCTACCACAAAATATCTTAATGGACATAGCGATGTAGTGGGTGGAGTTGTAATTTCAAAAACAGAAGACTATGCAGAAAAAATTCACAATATTGTGAATAACTTAGGTTTGAGTGAAGCTCCTTTTGATGCATGGCTTGTTCTTCGAGGAATAAAAACGCTGTTTTTAAGAATGAAACAACACGAAAAAAATGCAATGGATATAGCGAAATTTTTAGAGGTTCATCCTAAAATAAAAAAAGTAAATTACCCGGGTCTAAGCTCTCACCCTCAACATGCACTTGCGAAGAAACAACAAACAGGGTTCGGCTCTATGCTTTCTTTTGAAGTGAAAGGTACGGTTGAAGAAGTGAATAAAATTTTGCGATCAGTGAAAATTTTTTCGGTAGCTGAATCTCTTGGTGGAATTGAATCTTTGATTTGCCACCCGGCTACTATGACCCACGCAG from Leptospiraceae bacterium encodes:
- a CDS encoding DDE-type integrase/transposase/recombinase, with amino-acid sequence MAEIFYYLTFIVDLFSRKKIGYSASSDLFTKNTSYAALLMAIKARKKSKMEVTGCIIHSDGGGQYYSKSFLELKRVHQMKNSMAIDVYENPFAERVNGKIKNEYLMPYAPNNISELKTLLAKAVALQ
- a CDS encoding DUF1564 family protein; the protein is MNPQKYAETQSSLLVPAKYMDEFNRRTTGFSRRKYLHALLNRYRNVILWGTFEKMDRVKKAYQEVGQNLQKKNFTPNNEDWIELGILADWLGTTKTALFTLLLVLDLAEWDIILPSRFFENGVPTPVTTIAGGSYLSKRKTTRYNRLKRHKPDE
- a CDS encoding enoyl-CoA hydratase/isomerase family protein; this translates as MSLVELETIDVNNKKIIVLYLNNPSSKNSMSEKMAEEFSKSLNSIKEISSVSCLILAGRNEIFSGGGDLELLKSFAKKSEEENKKFMYDFYNSFLGIRRLSIPVIGAINGHAIGAALSLAFACDIRIFAREGKYSFNFVKLGIHPGMGASYITEELFGKSISNELLFLGDAFSGEWAHSRDLCIDSVPKSEVVKRSVEIAISFTESSSMALKFLKSNIYDDSKLQEALKKEAIAQAKNFISEDFQETIRSIQEKRKPVFKGI
- a CDS encoding carboxypeptidase M32, which codes for MTNKLQKYRDYYKKIVKFSEIQSVLHWDYEVMMPKDAAENRSEQISLLAKMHHDMFVSEEFTRLIDDAKNEVIQKNPPDKEILLREFQILKKDRDRALKIPTDLVENFSKQTSISHQVWANARKNNNFKEFEPNLTQIVDLIKEMGELYGYEEERYDSLLEEYETKTTAKDLELLFHSLKKSLVVLIEKSKTYPNPFKKTVSESLQKSFNEILPEYLGLPNSRSRLDISEHPFSTSLGKMDKRITTRYDEANPLSSIFGVLHETGHSLYELGLGEMNDFPTPLTSSVSLGLHESQSRLWENQIGRSREFWEFFYPKMLSRFQLTSKDIDLQGLIDYLHSTEKTKIRVEADGLTYNLHIILRFEIERELISRNLKIKDIPELWNSKMKEYFGLRIENDSEGVLQDVHWSGGAFGYFPTYTLGNIYSAQLFFFFAKNHPNFLGSVSKSGDFSILLNWLKEKIHLQGRIFDPKELIFQATGEFPNSKYLLNYLEYDFLK
- a CDS encoding PLP-dependent transferase, with protein sequence MKPQTSAIHCGVAKDSTFNSVITPIYQTSTFRFEDVGVTKGYDYSRTANPTRRALEENLSALEGGVSARAVTTGMAAITAVLNLFQSGDHILCTDDCYGGTERLFRHFHSTFNLQVTFVNMQDLGLVKKEIRPNTKVVWIETPSNPLLNIVDIQALSDIAHTNNAISVVDNTFLSPVFQKPFELGADLIIHSTTKYLNGHSDVVGGVVISKTEDYAEKIHNIVNNLGLSEAPFDAWLVLRGIKTLFLRMKQHEKNAMDIAKFLEVHPKIKKVNYPGLSSHPQHALAKKQQTGFGSMLSFEVKGTVEEVNKILRSVKIFSVAESLGGIESLICHPATMTHAGMDSAHREKVGITERIIRLSIGIEDVSDLLKDLEEALGKI